CCGGTGTCATTTACGCTGCTCCTCGGCGATGCGGCGCTTGGCGGCCATGCCGGCTGACGGGGACGAGACGCTTTTTCGGCATTATCTGGCGGAACTCGACTATCTTCGCACCGCCGGAAGCGAGTTCGCCCGCCGCTATCCGCAGGTCGCGAAGGCGCTCGATCTCACCACGCATGGTAGTACCGACCCCCATGTCCAGCGCCTGATCGAATCTTCGGCATTCCTCACCGCGCGGCTGCAGCGAACCTATGATGCGCAATTGCCGGAAGTTCCGGGCGCGCTGCTCGATGTTCTCTATCCGCAATTGACCGCGCCGATCCCCGCCATGATGGTTGCGGCCTTTCACACCGACCCGGCACAGAGCCGGGCGATCGCCGGCATCACCGTACCCGCCGGCACTACTCTGCTCACCCGGGCCACACGCCGCGGCGACGAGATCGTCTGTCGGTTTCGCACCGGCTATCCGGTGGCGTTATGGCCGCTCGACGTCGCCGATGCTGGCATCGACCCGCCGACCGCCTATCCTTTTCTCGACACGCGGCCCGGGGTGCAGCGCGTGCTGCGCATCCGCCTCCGTTGCCAGGGCCATCGCAATTTTACCGAGTTCGCGCCGCCATCCTTGCGGTTCTATCTCTCGCCGATGATCGGCAATCGCGACGCGCTTTACGAATTGCTGTTCGCCGAGCCGCCGGCAATCGCGGTCAGCGCGGTCTCACGAGCGGGGGCGAGCGATACCCCCATGGCCGCGCCCGTGATCGTTCCCGAAGCACGGCTCCGTCAGGTCGGGCTTGGCAGCGAGGAGGCACTGCTGCCCTCCCCGCCGACGGCGCATCAGGCCTATGGTCTGATGCAGGAATATTTCGCTTATCCAGAAAAATTCATGTTCTTTGACGTGACCGGCCTGCCGCCCGGTATTTTCGGCACCGGCACCGACGCGGATCTGCTGATCCTGCTCCCGGCGGCGCCGCGCCAGAGGATCACTCTGCCGGCTGAGAGCCTCCTTTTGCGATGCACGCCGGCCCTCAACCTGTTTTCGCGCGTGAGCGAGCCCATCCGCATCGACCACACGCAGCTCGAATACCGGCTCGTTGCCGATCGGCGCCGCGCCGGTCACGCGGCGATCCACAGCGTCGAGCGCGTGACGCGGATGTCGGCCGCGACCGGCAAGGGTGAGACGATGCAGCCCTTGTTCTCGTTCGCGCGGGCGGATCGGGACGATAACGGAGCCGCGCTCTATTTCATCCGCCGCGCGCGATCGCCCTTCGCCGCCGATGATAGCGAGGAATTGCTGCTCTCGCTGCTCGATCCCGATCTCGACCCGCATTTGCCGGCCGGCGATACGGTGTTTGCGCAACTTCTTTGCACCAATCGGGGCCTGACCGATCAGATGGGGCGCGGTGTGCGGCTCGATGTCGAGGTCGATCTCCCGATTGCGGGCATTGCCAGCGTCACCCGGCCGACGCACGAAATTCCGCCGCCGGCGCAGGGCAAAGCCCTTTGGCAGCTCGTCTCCCATCTCTCGCTCAACCATCTCTCGCTCACTGGCGGCGAGGAGGGGATGGCAGCCCTCCGCGGCATCATCCGGCTGTACGACCCCGCGAACGCGACCGGCATGGACCGGCTGCGCGGGCTGGTTGACGTCGCGTCGCGGCGTGTGGTGCGGCGGATCGGCGAGGATGCCTGGCGGGGATTCTGCCGCGGCCTCCAGATCACCCTCACCTTCGATGCCGAGCGCTATCCGACGCCCGATCTCTATCTTCTGGGCTCGGTGCTCAGCCGCTTTTTCGGTCTCCACGCGGCGGTGAATGCCTTTACCGAACTGGTGATCGCAAGACGAAATGGGCAACGCGAAGAGATCTGGTCATGGCCGGCAGTGACGGGCGAGACGGCGCTGCTTTAAGCGCGCGGCTGCTGGCCGAGCCGTTTCGGTTCGATGTCCGCCAGGCCGTGCGGCTTTTGGAGTGGATCGCGCGCCGGAGTGCCGAAGCGGGTGATGCGCACGCGTCAGGCGCCGTGGTCGGCCCGCTGCCGCTCGGCCTCGGCAGCGATCCCCGCCACGAGGCCGTCCGGCTCCGCGGCAGTTTCACCGACCGCTTTCCGCCGAGTGATATCGAGGCGCTGAGCCGGGATCCGGCGGATGGGCAGCCGGTTCTGACGGTCGCGTTCTTTGGCCTCGGCGGCGCGCTCGGCCCGCTGCCGCCGCCGCTCAGCGCCCGCGTGGTGGCGCGTACCCGCGCCCATGATTATGCCGCCCGCGACTTCCTCGACATTTTCAACCATCGCCTGTTGTCGCTGTTTCTGCGCCAATGGCGGCTCTTTCACCCCGCTCTTCAGGATCCGGATGCACCCGCGTCGCCGGCGCGTTTGCCGCTGCTGGCGCTGCTCGGCCTTGCG
This portion of the Acidibrevibacterium fodinaquatile genome encodes:
- the tssF gene encoding type VI secretion system baseplate subunit TssF; amino-acid sequence: MPADGDETLFRHYLAELDYLRTAGSEFARRYPQVAKALDLTTHGSTDPHVQRLIESSAFLTARLQRTYDAQLPEVPGALLDVLYPQLTAPIPAMMVAAFHTDPAQSRAIAGITVPAGTTLLTRATRRGDEIVCRFRTGYPVALWPLDVADAGIDPPTAYPFLDTRPGVQRVLRIRLRCQGHRNFTEFAPPSLRFYLSPMIGNRDALYELLFAEPPAIAVSAVSRAGASDTPMAAPVIVPEARLRQVGLGSEEALLPSPPTAHQAYGLMQEYFAYPEKFMFFDVTGLPPGIFGTGTDADLLILLPAAPRQRITLPAESLLLRCTPALNLFSRVSEPIRIDHTQLEYRLVADRRRAGHAAIHSVERVTRMSAATGKGETMQPLFSFARADRDDNGAALYFIRRARSPFAADDSEELLLSLLDPDLDPHLPAGDTVFAQLLCTNRGLTDQMGRGVRLDVEVDLPIAGIASVTRPTHEIPPPAQGKALWQLVSHLSLNHLSLTGGEEGMAALRGIIRLYDPANATGMDRLRGLVDVASRRVVRRIGEDAWRGFCRGLQITLTFDAERYPTPDLYLLGSVLSRFFGLHAAVNAFTELVIARRNGQREEIWSWPAVTGETALL